A genomic window from Planctomycetota bacterium includes:
- a CDS encoding alpha-E domain-containing protein → MLSRVANSIYWMSRYVERAENVARFIDVTLNLSLDAAAHLAHQWSPLIYITGDHEPFLEHYGEANQANVIQFLTFDDQNPNSIINCLRYARENARTIREIISSQMWEELNKFFLLVQSAKSEGTALESPYEFFERIKLCGALLEGVAESTMSRGEAWHFRRLGRLIERADKTSRILDVKYYLLLPSAADVGTPLDTNHWAALLKSASALEMYRKVHGSITPARVVEFLVLDRDFPRAMHFCLLRAEQSLLSITGGSMGTYNTVVEQRLGRLRSELDYAMVNEIILGGLHQFIDGFQTKLNQVGEAISETFLASHPAHATAAEPVAAAVGASVQQQTA, encoded by the coding sequence ATGTTGAGTCGGGTTGCCAATTCGATCTACTGGATGAGCCGCTACGTCGAGCGGGCCGAGAACGTGGCCCGCTTTATCGACGTCACGCTGAACTTGTCGCTCGACGCGGCGGCCCATCTGGCTCATCAATGGTCGCCGTTGATCTACATCACCGGCGACCACGAGCCGTTTCTGGAACATTACGGCGAGGCCAACCAGGCGAACGTGATCCAGTTCCTGACGTTCGACGATCAGAACCCGAACTCGATCATCAATTGCCTGCGCTATGCGCGGGAAAACGCTCGCACGATTCGCGAGATCATCAGCTCGCAGATGTGGGAAGAGCTGAACAAGTTCTTCCTGCTGGTGCAAAGCGCCAAGAGCGAAGGAACCGCGCTCGAATCGCCCTATGAGTTCTTCGAGCGGATCAAGCTCTGCGGCGCGCTGCTGGAAGGAGTGGCCGAGTCGACCATGTCGCGCGGCGAAGCCTGGCACTTCCGTCGCCTGGGACGCCTGATCGAACGGGCCGACAAGACGTCGCGGATTCTGGACGTGAAATACTACTTGCTGTTGCCCAGCGCCGCCGACGTCGGCACGCCGCTTGACACCAACCACTGGGCCGCGCTGCTAAAAAGCGCCAGCGCCCTGGAAATGTACCGCAAGGTGCATGGTTCGATCACGCCGGCGCGGGTGGTCGAGTTCTTGGTGCTGGACCGGGACTTTCCTCGGGCCATGCACTTCTGCCTGTTGCGCGCGGAACAATCGTTGCTTTCGATCACCGGCGGCTCGATGGGGACGTACAACACCGTGGTCGAGCAGCGGCTGGGACGCCTGCGCTCGGAACTCGACTACGCCATGGTCAACGAGATCATTTTGGGCGGACTGCACCAGTTTATCGATGGTTTTCAAACGAAGTTGAATCAAGTGGGCGAGGCCATCAGTGAGACCTTCCTGGCTTCGCATCCAGCTCACGCGACGGCCGCGGAACCGGTCGCAGCGGCGGTGGGCGCCTCGGTTCAACAACAAACCGCCTGA